The DNA sequence CACGAAAACTAAGAATTGGTTTTCTCTTTAACAAAGGTGACAGATTTCAGCTCGGAAAGGCGCTTCATATAATGAATTGATGACATCAGCTGACCTTAGATGGGGAAGACAAGCTGCACTGTGAATCAACAATAGATGTAAAAAGGGCATATCTACAGTTACATAAGTTGGGAAGTTCTGAAGGGTAAAGCTGACTCTGGCAGGCATATTACATTTCCCAACAGGATACTAGCTTCTGTCTGTTTGATAGTGTGTTGGGTCGTTTACCCTACGCAGCACTTCTACAAGAGCAAGACGCCAAACAATATGCCTCTTTCATTCCGTTTTTCTCCCGTTTTCCTGCTCACATTTAAGTAGATTTCTCTGATGCATGATTGAGGGCGATATACTCACCGTTGACTGGTAACGCGTTGATGACGTCTGATTACAGCAGTAGGCTGCACAACAGAAAACTGACTGAAGGATGGCGATCACTAATTCAGCCAACGTCACTACAGCCAGGATACTGTCAACGGCAACTCTACCACCCTGAAAAGTGAAGAATATGGTGTATAAGTTTATTATGAAGTCACAACATGGGTAAAGAACGTACAGATGAAGATCAAGGATGTTTCCAAAAAGCAGATTGACGTTTTCACTGAAGAGCTGACCAATTTGATGGCAGTGATAGTCATTGCAGTGGGTGAAAGTTCATCCCTCTGAAACCCATCTTTGCTTGCCTTGGTCTCTTGTCTGGGCAGCTGGATCTTATGCTCCTCAAAATCAGATATCAAGTAGttagttgatgatgatgatgatgatgatggtggtggtggtgctgGTGCTGGTACTGGTCGTGATGCCACATCCCAATTTTACTAAGATTGGGTTGGTAGCTATGAGttaaccctctgagtgccaaagtcaatttttgccacctttataaaatgtaccccagtcaatttttttcagatttttgccagaTTTTGGGGGAGAAAATGTAGCccatgaaatgtaatgtcaatctgatccaaaattataaaaaaaattacagaaacattcacaaaaattggtaaaatgttgcactaaaattttggcgggaaaaataacagcactcaaagggttaatgagcaaaaaataaaaactgagACATGTCAACTTACATAGCCTGAATCACAATAGTAGTCGTAGTCGTAGGGGTAATAGTCACGATAATGGTAGTAACACTCTTCTTCAATTGCTGCAGCGATGATATTTGTGATACAGGCACCGCCCGCCATAGTTGCCGCGATGATAGACAGAACCATGGTGGTAATTATCTGTCGATAAGTAAatacaattaaatgtatactgtcacctgttccaatttttccacagttaccatggaaagagaaaatctaaccaatcacagattttaagcgggtggccgcttttcaaaaacagcgccctcacatgggcattttgaacaccaaggaacgcccctttgaccatatatgggtatatttagattacaggtgactgtatacctttaatatccaCAGGGAGATCAGACATGTGATCTGATTATATCCATACGAAAAAGCAAACTTCAGACGAGGACATCGCAGAAAGAAGAGTTCAAAatcgaaattaaattaatgAATGTAGAACGTCAACAAAAGAGCTGTCAAGGCAACCCTCTGTATTACTTCAGTAAAAATGAGGTGTGTGAAATAATGTGCCGGCTTACACACCGTCAAACTTTTTCGAAGTTTATTACCTCTATTAAAGTGGTGTAATATTCACATTAGAACAATCGCAAGAGAATGATCTGCTTGCTGTCTCGAATCGGTCACTTGTACTTTTAATGGCTTGATGTAAGACTGTGAAAGCAAACGTACAAATAAACACTTGTCGGTCACCCTGCAAAAATGTGTATAAAAAGCTTTAGGTACAAGTCGATGATGAGAAGCTTACCATTGCATTCGTCTTCTTGAAAGATGCCAATAATCCAAACACTCCAGCTACTGCGAactatcaaaacaaataaaattgataaatgcATATCTTTATAGAAATAATACCTTCACAAATATTAATGAAGACCTAGATAACAAAGATATTCGGTTGCCTGAAGAATGGACATCCCATTCAAGTATAACTTGATTGACACGACCACAGACATAAGTAGATCATCAAGGTGTACTTTggtataacacgattggaactaacttgggataattggatggtgaagtaaggtcgttttaacctgcaaatgtaagctcatctgcttttctttttaagttagaCACTTGTTTTtttagtaatttgtaatattgcaatactccGCTATAtggcaccaaacacttttgagaaatttgaaaaatatgaagatccaagtTCACATCGTGTTGTATTAtttaggccaaataaaaaacatGTTTCCGGTAACCTGACCAAACTAGAAAAAACCAACGATTATAGACttttcgaaatttaaaaaaacattttgactaGACTTTCGgtcaacaaaaagaaaaaaaacgctCAAAATTTCCTCCGCATACCCATTCTAATATTCAGAGGTGTTATTggaaacaaatatatttgtaCTTTGCCTGACATGACCGCAGAATAGTGACTTTTAGactaattttcattttcattgctatAAAGTTCACAGCAAAGTAGAAACGAAATTACATCTCACACGACCTAAAAGCGTAGCCTTGATCCTGTGGGtctcaaatatttacatgtatttggtgAGACTTGCGAACATGGATTCAATCTTTAAAGAGAgggcggtgtttcgaaaaattCATACCTACCATGACACCACACCATATACCAATACCGGCTTCCCGAAGTTGGCATCGGATAACGATGGCAGTAATACCAAGTATTATACAAATGCCACCGAATATCATCTGAAATATTCCAAAGACCATAGTTGCCCGTGAAGCAAAGCCTGGTCGTTTACCCGTTCCGTTGGCGTTCCCTCGGGTTCGTCCCTGTACAGCCTGGGTTGGCTGGCTGGCATAGTATTGCTGCTGCTGTTGCAGCGgtcgttgttgttgctgctgttgaACTTGCATGCTGAAGCGAAAACAAGAACCCCAATACCGTATTCATAGGACTGCAATATACATGATGTCACTGACATTGTCAGAAACAACAAGCCGTGCTGTCACTCGACTCTGTCTTGTCACAGTTCCTTACGCAAAAAATGGCACAGTACGATGAATCAGCGCAAAGAAGGTAACAAGCTGCAAATATTGTACGTATATTGTATGGTCGTTATCTCCGTGCATTAACTTGTATTTTCTAACTGGTGTTTTAAATCCCAGTCCTCAGATCGTTAAAAAGATTCTTTTTTTCTATGGTCCATGACGTAATTGTAATATCTGTGGACATTTTTAGACGGCTACGCGGCTACGCACGGATATAGTGATGCGatcagaccatggaggtagtagagactacctccatgatcagaCCAACCAGTTACATGGCTGCAATTCTGAACACCATATAACCATAGCATTCCCGGTCGCGTGTTTTTTGAGGGAttctgttgcacaccttgtcagtatttaggttacagtggcgggcatatccaCTACGGGATCAACAGATCGacccgaaaatcgatctacttagcagactgcccagctaaggagcgcctgtgccgCTATCGAGTGGTTTAGGAGTTTCCAACATGTCACATACAGAGCATTCCACTAATTCGCAACAAAAcgtttgtttgtcattttccagaAAATATTCTAAATAGCTACGCGGAGACGCAAAACATTCGTTTTTAGTTTGGCCAGATAAAGCCAATACAGCGCCATTTGTATGAGTGCAACGTAAATTTTTCAACATCCAATCCCTCGGTGACGTATTACTCTGTATTGAATATGAACAAAGAACACAACCTCAGCGAACCGAAAAGGGTATAGTGTACAGGCTGTCACCATTGTTTTCACGCAAACTACCGCTGTGGGTTATTTTGTCAACGGGGTCGCACATACAATTCCCTGTACATCAAACCTAAACTCCATTGACAGTTCGGGGCACAGCACCTTACATGTTTATGTCATTTACGGCTAGACGTGAAAGTTCAAGTTCTTGGTTGTAATCGTTATGCAATTAGCAAAATCTCATTGTTGTTCACGATACAGAACAACTTTAGACAATAGCGaataattgaaaataggaaGTATGCACGGAGCACATGGTGATTTCAGAGAGATATGATATGGTGGTTTTGAAGCCGTACTTTTTTACGGTTTCGGAATTGCGTATGCGTACGAGTTTTCTGCGCGTGTGGACATTTCGGAGAAAGTCTGTGGCCTATGGCCATGGATCGCTTGTCCTTGAATCTGACCATGAGCCAAAGGAATCCTGTGTAAAAACAAAGCTGTCGTTTGACTCACAATATGGTCAGAGCTCCGTGCAAGTAGCAAGCTAAGGTGTACTCGTCTGAGTAGAAATTAAGTGTACCCGCCCAGGTTTAATACTCGACATTTCTCGAAGGACACATGACCATACTCAAGCAGCGCAATAAAATCATATGTAGAGATGGCGATGTTCGTTCGCACTTTTGCTTGTTCTGCAGTGAGGCCGGGCTAACGAGAACAGCAAAGAACAAGATTGTCCGAGCGGTGCAAATTCATTCCACAGCTGGCGCTGACTCAAGTTCACGACCGACTACGACAGTACGGCGCAAACGAGAGAGAAAAGTGGGCGCAGACCGTGAACGACGAAATACAGAGACGCTGTTTCAGTATGTCTTTGCATTGATATAGGCCTACCAAGGGGAACTCCGGTAACAACATTCCCTTGCCTACCGCACTTAAGAACACTGAATTGTCCGTCGACCGACTACAAACTTACTTGACAtgtaaatttctattttttctcttcttttttttttacttcgcATTGTATTTAGGCCTACGGAATTGTAGGCCTAAGTATCCCAGGCGCTTTATCGTTCGACAGGACGGCTCGAACGAATACGATAGCTCGCAATATTTTGATTGCGCCAGTGCTTTCAGGATCTAAACAATATGCAACCACTCCATTGCCGTGTCGTTAGCAATAAAAACGCGCGAAACAGCACCAAAGAAATCTTCTACCGTGTGACGAAGATTGTGAGTGATTTTCTATAacaaggtcagaggtcatggaCATATGCTAATTTAAAAGGAATGTTATCGTCGGGACATAGTCACGTATAGCGCCGCGCCTGTGTACCGGGTTTGGCGACTGCGCGTCACTACAAAATTAACTGTAGAGGAACCTTCGGATACACTGGCAGTAAACTGGTAGTTTAGATAACTTCCATTATAAACAAATTGTCCGTAAATCATCATATTGTAATGTTATGATAACATTACCTGTTTGTGTCCGCTGTAACAAAATCACTCTCACTGTCTCAGCTCGTCAGTGGAAGCCACAACAACTATGGCCGTCAGTGATGATGTCATCTCCTTCTGTGTGACGTCATGGGTATCCCTAACGCTTTCACTGTTTGACACCTGTCCTCACAAAGCATACTCCGTACTTCGTTCGGAGTAATCTTGGTGGCATAacttgaacacgattggaactaatttgggataattggatttttatattttttttcaatttctcaaaagtgttaggtgcacgATAGTTGAACGTTGcaataataatacaaattactcataaaaacaagtgtgtaatgtaaaaagaaaaacagatgagattacatttgtagattaaatcggcattacttcaccatctaaTTAATTATCCCAATAGTTGCAATCGTGTTCTTGACTCGTGCTCCTAGTCAATATTTGTGACTATAAATAAGCTTGATACAAAATTTGGTGACCACTGTGGTTATTATTAACTTCGAAGGAGTGTGTGGTTTAAAGTTTTCTGGATGAAAGTTCAAGCAAATGCATTTCAACTaagtttcgaggcgcatactacctcagTGTAAATAATAATAGCGTGTTTTTTCTGGACTCGGAAATTGTAGCAGTGTTGCAGATCACCCGTGGTCCTCCTTTTCTATGTTGTATTTAGCGGCAAACATTTGCAATACGTATCTGATTAAAGTTGTGTGTACTGACTATTATGGCACTGTTTATTTCTTACAAGAACACGTTTCTGCTTTTATTTTGCCAACCAAGGGAGGCCAATAGTATGGGGTGAGATTAGTGCCAAAACAATTGTGTTATCATTATTTTACTAGGTTTACATTATTTCGTTTTCTCATTGTTTGCATTTCAAGTTTAATATGTTTGCAttgttatttcattatgtttacatttttatttcattctttcattttgtttgcatttttattatattatgtttgcatttttatttcattctttcattttgtttgcattttaattatattatgtttgcatttttatttcattctttcattttgtttgcatttttattatattatgtttgcatttttattatattatgtttgcatttttatttcattctttcattttgtttgcatttttattatattatgtttgcatttttattatattatgtttgcatttttatttcattctttcattttgtttgcatttttattatattatgtttgcatttttatttcattctttcattttgtttgcatttttattatattatgtttgcatttttatttcattctttcattttgtttgcatttttattatattatgtttgcatttttatttcattctttcattttgtttgcatttttattatattatgtttgcatttttattatattatgtttgcatttttatttaattctttcattttgtttgcatttttattatattatgtttgcatttttatttcattctttcattttgtttgcatttttattatattatgtttgcatttttatttcattctttcattttgtttacatttttattatattatgtttgcatttttattatattatgtttgcatttttgtttcattctttcattttgtttgcatttttattatattatgtttgcatttttatttcattctttcattttgtttgcatttttattatattatgtttgcattttattatattatgtttgcatttttatttcattctttcattttgtttgcatttttattatattatgtttgcattttatttcattctttcattttgtttgcatttttattatattatgtttgcatttttatttcattctttcattttgtttgcattttaattatattatgtttgcatttttatttcattctttcattttgtttgcatttttattatattattttgcatttttatttcattctttcattttgtttgcatttttattatattatgtttacatttttatttcattctttcattttgttttcatttttatttcattatgttaaCATTTTTTAATTCATAGAACTATCCCACAATCcttttaacaaaatggctgGTTCCAATAGTTTGACATCGGCTTATGAACTAGTACTAGAAATTGCTGATTTCCTTCAATCAGCATCCTAAGTTTGTTAGTTGGAATATATGTATGATAGCTTAGGTGCTTGTCAAAATGAACTTATTGTACTCCAACTGAAATTGCCTTTTCCTTAGTGTCagctaagggagccttcagtaattacaggggggtggtcTGGGGGAATTTCGCACACTCCTGTACCATAAAATGTTaccctcccctatcctcctgtctaaaatgtgaccctccccttgtccgacattctaaaacttgaccctcccccaactGCTGCGGTAATCTCCCccggaataactgaaacagtatcagctaatttacataacagttggttcaattgttatgttagggacaaattacagaggggaggctTGTggttttggagggacagtcgcaatttatcacgcaagaattttgaagagatattttatttcatacatttgcggagggtcacaatttttgtgcaactataagaagacaagatgtggctgatttagtgcttcactaaaaaaatatcaaatcataatacatggagtctatcaggcaaactattgacaatttacccccacaaaacatgctatatctgtatattatatatgtttgataacgtatttaaatgtactgtaCTTGAATTGGGgagtaaaatgtgcattcgtGTACAAGAAttaatttctgaatttcatctaaaaagttagttcactatccatggtgtctatgatgaaactatgaatagttttttccaatacaaaaataggtaaatctttgtatttttgtactcttgattactgatattaataatcttgataagactagagtggttacaagtctatggttgtgtaaaaatttgattttagaatttcaccaaaatgttgattcactttgcatggcggtctatgatgaaactatgattaattttttttccaatgcaaaCTAGGTacatctgtgcatgtatgtgcgcttgattatttatattaatgtttttgattaaaccAGAGTGGTTATgcgtccatggttgtgcaagaaatttgatttggaatttcactgaaaagttgatttactgtatatgggtagtctatgagagaactatgcacaattttttccaatataaaacaggcaatatctttgtatttatgtacatttgataattgatatacacttttccacctgttgcatatgtttttgtcgcttgtctttcatcagttgtaACTGTTCAAgttgtttaatgtaggataccaccgcatcttctttgcttgtgaaacttgtggataatgtgtacgtattttgttggtgatttcctattcaggattTAATATCGaacagacaatcaaagttttggccataaaatcagcttctgtcaaaagtgaccctccccccaagataggtttataaaaagtgaccctcccccttgaactgttttctaaaaagtgaccctcgcCCGCTTCCCCCGCCCCCTGttattactgaaggctccctaaattgAACCAGCTTCGAGACTAAGGTAGTGTTGTGTTCTAGAACCTCGAAATGTTCGGCAAATTTCTACACCTCCTGCTCTTTCGATTGTGGGATATGCAATGTTCAAAAACTCAACATCCTAAAAGCCATTTCATTTACCGGCATGTGTATCTTTTCTCACCGAGGCATTGCTCTCGTGAGTAGAACTTTTAGGAGCCGTATAAGAATGTTATGTCAAGTTGGACGACTCCGTAGGCATGATGTGATGACAGTTTGTCTCGCACTTGATGATGAGTACGACTCTGAGCGAAAATACCTACTCAGTTCGTCCCTGGTTACTTGTGTCCTCAACAGCCGCATTATTGTTGTTGGTTTAGATTAGATGTAGTTGCAATAATTGCAGCCCACGGACCGTGCGCCAGTTTTATGTCGTCACGGCGTTGGTTGTGTTGTAGCGGTGGCCAGTAGGACTACAATTCCATCCGTAGAAAACGcggaaattttgcacagatcGACTGTGCCCAGAAACGATCGCCGAGTCTTCCCTTTACCTCATGGAAATGTCACCATAGTCTAGCTGCCTGGTCATCAGCAATGCCATCTATGCTAACGACATTGTCAACAGTGTACAACTGTACATTATActtaaaactgaaaaacaacGGTTAATAAAAGCTGAACGAAGCTTTCCTTCATACCCGCcgcgctagccctgcgtacgatgctgtgtgttccgctacagctaatcgccccgctcacgattagctgtagcggaacacacagcatcgtacgcagggctaccgcCGCGCCGCCATATCTTGCACGTTACCATGATTATCTCGCCCAATGTGACCACAGACATGGGGACGGCAGACTACTGTCTATGAACTGTCGTTTTTCAGTCGAAAATACACACCGTCGACCATTTCCTTAGCGTAGATAGCATCGTATCCATCTCCATGTGATAAGAGAAAAATCGCCGCCCGTGCGACCCTTTCTCTTCACAACAAAATGTCCGCGTTTTCTTCAGCCCTGCGCCACATGTACACAGCAAACATATCAGAAAAAGCCGAAGCACGGCCTGTTTGTTACTATTATTGCTGCTACTAGCGTCGTTCCTTCCACCGAAAGGACTGACTTGTCTATAGCAAGC is a window from the Ptychodera flava strain L36383 unplaced genomic scaffold, AS_Pfla_20210202 Scaffold_48__1_contigs__length_985763_pilon, whole genome shotgun sequence genome containing:
- the LOC139128299 gene encoding uncharacterized protein; the encoded protein is MQVQQQQQQRPLQQQQQYYASQPTQAVQGRTRGNANGTGKRPGFASRATMVFGIFQMIFGGICIILGITAIVIRCQLREAGIGIWCGVMFAVAGVFGLLASFKKTNAMIITTMVLSIIAATMAGGACITNIIAAAIEEECYYHYRDYYPYDYDYYCDSGYGGRVAVDSILAVVTLAELVIAILQSVFCCAAYCCNQTSSTRYQSTMYFAASNQEGVVQGYPMTMLQNPPVQYMTPSGVQFVPQNLNQQQAPQGYMVATQPTVISNQPPSGQMQPQPGVVYQQGQGQGQLLPQQQQQQRQQVLQPQPQQSQHQMQPGVQPVAMHQQPLGQQLPQQQRNKFSSYRPSSCSINRRSRCNLELCINNLSHSQGKQLDLPSSLKEKSLARCECESGSGSVATDKFPCQ